In Treponema primitia ZAS-2, a genomic segment contains:
- a CDS encoding alpha/beta hydrolase: protein MAINKAMRAALKAIAYLNVDIKKSYKVERQFENLSARLRPKPEAYSIWDHMVKSGDYEVPVRVFLPKKGSPRRLLLFFHGGGWVTGSIESYTKMCGYLAGAISAVVVSVDYRLAPESHFPAAPEDCYAVARELFLGKSLLNVDPANITIIGDSAGGNLAAAVSLMARDRGEFLPPRQILIYPAVAADHSSSSPFESIRTNGTDYLLTSKRVADMIDLYKSSDDDYKNPYFAPLEAADLSGQPKTLIISAEYCPLRDEGEFYGKRLEEAGVQVKVFRMKDAFHAYMMLSPRFVHVQKTYELINAFLDE from the coding sequence GTGGCTATAAACAAGGCGATGCGGGCGGCTCTGAAAGCTATAGCCTACCTGAATGTGGATATTAAGAAGAGCTATAAGGTGGAGCGACAGTTTGAAAATCTGTCCGCCCGGCTAAGACCTAAACCTGAGGCCTATTCAATCTGGGATCATATGGTAAAATCCGGTGATTATGAGGTGCCTGTGCGGGTCTTTTTGCCCAAAAAGGGAAGCCCCCGGCGGCTCCTTTTGTTTTTCCATGGCGGCGGCTGGGTTACCGGAAGTATTGAAAGTTATACTAAGATGTGCGGCTATTTAGCCGGGGCTATTTCTGCGGTGGTGGTTTCTGTGGATTACCGGCTTGCTCCGGAAAGCCATTTTCCCGCTGCCCCGGAGGATTGTTACGCCGTGGCCCGGGAATTGTTCCTGGGTAAGAGTCTGCTCAACGTGGACCCTGCCAATATAACCATTATCGGGGACAGCGCCGGGGGCAACCTGGCAGCGGCGGTTTCCCTTATGGCCAGGGACCGGGGTGAATTTTTGCCTCCCCGGCAAATTTTGATCTATCCTGCGGTCGCTGCGGATCACAGTTCCTCTTCGCCCTTTGAATCCATCAGGACCAATGGAACCGATTATTTGTTAACTTCAAAACGAGTGGCAGATATGATAGACCTGTACAAGTCCTCGGATGATGATTACAAAAATCCCTATTTTGCGCCACTTGAAGCAGCGGATCTAAGCGGCCAGCCTAAAACCCTGATCATCAGTGCCGAGTATTGCCCACTCCGGGATGAGGGGGAGTTTTATGGGAAGCGGCTGGAAGAGGCGGGGGTTCAGGTGAAGGTTTTCAGGATGAAGGATGCCTTTCACGCCTATATGATGCTTTCCCCACGCTTTGTTCATGTGCAGAAAACCTATGAACTGATTAACGCATTTTTGGATGAGTAG
- a CDS encoding DUF6320 domain-containing protein codes for MLVCNKCNVKVAGNPQRCPLCQGDLTGIAEPEGNVFPLIQPPSGSFKRLLSFIAFGTIAVAAISVAVNIALPVSGILWSLFIIAGLASLWLSFLVINRQWWDIPKIIFRQLMIISLLVLLWDFFNGFYKWSLNFVIPILFSCSMVALAVFAKVRRLKVEDYCLFLGFISVISIFSLLLVIFHVVTIIYPALVCFTLSIISLAFLLLFEGKSLWQELQRRMHL; via the coding sequence ATGCTTGTTTGTAATAAATGTAATGTCAAGGTAGCCGGCAACCCTCAACGATGCCCCCTCTGCCAGGGAGATTTGACCGGAATCGCCGAACCTGAGGGGAATGTTTTCCCCCTCATTCAGCCTCCTTCGGGTTCTTTCAAAAGGCTCCTTAGCTTTATCGCCTTCGGCACCATTGCTGTGGCGGCCATATCCGTGGCGGTAAATATTGCCCTGCCGGTTTCGGGGATTTTGTGGTCACTTTTTATCATCGCAGGCCTTGCCAGCCTCTGGCTTTCTTTTCTGGTTATTAACCGGCAATGGTGGGACATTCCCAAAATTATTTTCCGTCAGCTTATGATAATATCCCTGTTGGTTCTACTCTGGGATTTTTTCAATGGTTTTTATAAGTGGTCCCTGAATTTTGTAATTCCCATACTCTTTAGTTGTTCTATGGTTGCCCTAGCGGTATTTGCAAAGGTACGCAGGCTAAAAGTTGAAGATTACTGTTTATTTCTGGGATTTATCAGTGTGATCAGTATTTTTTCATTATTGCTGGTGATCTTTCATGTGGTCACCATCATCTATCCTGCCCTTGTTTGTTTTACCCTTTCCATAATATCTCTGGCTTTTCTCCTGCTCTTTGAGGGTAAATCCCTGTGGCAGGAACTCCAGCGGCGCATGCACCTTTAG